The Benincasa hispida cultivar B227 chromosome 9, ASM972705v1, whole genome shotgun sequence genome has a segment encoding these proteins:
- the LOC120085735 gene encoding polyamine oxidase 1, with amino-acid sequence MDSPSHSSVIVIGAGVSGLSAAKVLVDNGIDDVVILEASDRIGGRVCKENFGGVSVELGAGWIVGVGGKEPNPVWELALKSSLRTCFSDYSNARYNIYDRSGKIFPSGVAADSYKKAVDSAIQKLRNQGADADDVSIVSEPPCTPKTPMELAIDFILHDFEMAEVEPISTYLDFGEREFLVADERGYEYLLYKMAEDFLFTSEGKILDSRLKLNKVVREIQHSRTGVTVTTEDGCIYEANYVVLSVSIGVLQSDLISFTPPLPRWKTEAIEKCDVMVYTKIFLKFPYKFWPCGPGKEFFIYAHERRGYYTFWQNMENAYPGSNILVVTITNGESKRIEAQSDEETLKESMEVLRDMFGHNIPDAIDILVPRWWSNRFQRGSYSNYPIISDCQVVQNIKEPIGRIYFTGEHTSERFNGYVHGGYLAGIDTSNALLEEMRKDKERKSDGQSFLLEPLLALTGSLTLTQTEAVSGLHKCDLPTQLYLNGKLGIQEAIL; translated from the exons ATGGATTCCCCTTCTCATTCCTCCGTCATCGTCATCGGCGCCGGTGTTTCCG GCTTGTCGGCGGCGAAGGTGTTGGTGGACAATGGAATAGACGACGTGGTGATTTTGGAGGCTTCCGACCGTATTGGCGGAAGAGTTTGTAAGGAGAATTTTGGAGGTGTATCGGTGGAACTTGGAGCCGGATGGATTGTTGGAGTCGGTGGTAAAGAGCCGAATCCGGTTTGGGAACTTGCTCTCAAATCTAGTCTCCGTACTTGTTTCTCTGATTACAGCAATGCTCGCTATAATATCTACGATCGGAG TGGGAAAATTTTTCCGAGTGGAGTTGCGGCCGACTCGTACAAGAAAGCGGTGGACTCGGCGATTCAGAAGCTGAGGAACCAAGGGGCGGATGCTGATGATGTCTCCATTGTATCGGAGCCGCCTTG tACGCCAAAGACGCCCATGGAACTCGCCATCGACTTTATACTCCACGATTTTGAGATGGCAG AGGTTGAGCCTATATCGACGTACTTGGATTTTGGAGAGAGGGAATTTCTGGTTGCAGATGAAAGAGGGTATGAGTATTTGCTATACAAAATGGCTGAGGATTTTCTATTTACCTCAGAGGGAAAAATCTTGGACAGTCGTCTCAAACTCAACAAG GTTGTTCGGGAAATACAACACTCGAGAACCGGGGTTACTGTAACAACGGAGGATGGATGCATCTATGAAGCCAACTATGTGGTTTTGTCTGTTAGCATTGGTGTACTCCAAAGCGACCTCATTTCTTTTACTCCACCTTTACCC AGGTGGAAAACAGAGGCCATAGAGAAATGTGACGTGATGGTGTATACAAAGATTTTCCTCAAGTTTCCATATAAGTTCTGGCCGTGCGGACCCGGAAAAGAATTCTTTATTTACGCCCATGAAAGAAGGGGCTATTACACGTTTTGGCAG AACATGGAGAATGCCTATCCTGGGTCCAATATCCTGGTGGTGACAATTACGAATGGAGAATCAAAACGAATCGAAGCTCAATCTGATGAAGAGACATTGAAAGAATCCATGGAAGTGCTTAGGGATATGTTTGGACACAACATCCCGGATGCTATTGACATACTTGTTCCTCGCTGGTGGAGTAACAGGTTTCAACGTGGTAGCTACAGTAACTACCCCATCATCTCCGATTGCCAAGTTGTTCAAAACATTAAG GAACCCATCGGACGCATCTACTTCACTGGGGAACACACAAGCGAAAGATTTAATGGCTATGTACATGGTGGATATCTTGCag GCATAGACACAAGCAATGCGTTGTTGGAAGAAATGAGGAAAGATAAGGAGAGAAAAAGTGATGGCCAATCATTCTTGTTAGAACCCTTATTAGCTCTAACAGGATCATTGACATTGACACAAACAGAGGCCGTCTCAGGCCTTCACAAATGTGATCTTCCAACACAATTGTACCTTAACGGCAAGCTCGGTATCCAGGAAGCGATTTTATGA